In Acipenser ruthenus chromosome 15, fAciRut3.2 maternal haplotype, whole genome shotgun sequence, a genomic segment contains:
- the LOC117422160 gene encoding peptidyl-prolyl cis-trans isomerase-like 3 — protein sequence MAVTLHSDLGDIKIELFCERTPKACENFLALCASGFYNGCIFHRNIKGFMVQTGDPTGTGKGGTSIWGRKFEDEYSEHLKHNVRGVVSMANNGPNTNASQFFITYGKQPHLDMKYTIFGKVIDGLETLDELEKLPVNEKTFRPLNEVRIKDVTMHANPFAA from the exons ATG GCAGTGACGTTGCACTCAGATTTGGGAGATATTAAAATCGAACTTTTCTGTGAACGAACGCCAAAAGCATGTGAG AATTTTCTAGCACTCTGTGCCAGTGGATTCTACAATGGCTGCATTTTCCACCGGAACATCAAAGGGTTTATGGTACAGACAGGCGACCCCACAG GTACAGGGAAAGGTGGAACCAGCATTTGGGGACGGAAATTTGAAGATGAATATAGTGAACATCTTAAG cataATGTCAGAGGAGTGGTGTCCATGGCAAACAACGGCCCAAATACCAACGCTTCACAGTTTTTCATCACATATGGCAAACAGCCTCATCTTGAtatgaaatacacaatatttggaAA GGTGATAGATGGATTGGAAACGTTAGATGAGTTGGAGAAGCTTCCGGTCAACGAAAAGACATTCCGCCCATTGAATGAAGTTCGCATTAAGGATGTTACTATGCATGCTAACCCATTCGCAGCCTAG
- the LOC117422500 gene encoding meso-2,3-butanediol dehydrogenase-like has translation MIIGCCVGRRELASKQVRVNSVCPGVIITEVHKRAGLDEEQYAKFLEKCKETHALGRPGEVDEVAQAIAFLSSDAASFITGVNLPVDGGRHAMCPR, from the exons atgattattggttgttgcGTTGGACG GAGGG AACTGGCTTCTAAACAGGTGCGTGTGAATTCTGTTTG TCCTGGTGTAATCATCACGGAAGTGCACAAACGGGCAGGTCTTGATGAAGAACAATATGCCAAG TTTCTAGAGAAATGCAAAGAGACTCATGCTCTTGGAAGACCCGGAGAAGTGGATGAAGTTGCTCAAGCAATTGCATTCCTGTCTTCTGACGCAGCTTCCTTCATCACAGGAGTGAACTTACCAGTGGATGGGGGGCGGCATGCAATGTGTCCCAGATAA